The Ignicoccus hospitalis KIN4/I genome includes the window AACTGAGGTTCCCCCGCTGGAAGCCTCCTTAAAGGTTGTGGAGGACTTGAGTTTCGCCCCGGACGAGGTAGTAGCGAAAAAGAACTTTGTAATAGATAAGTTGCCGTTCAAAGAGTGTGTGAGCTTCGTTACCGAAAAGAGGTGGAACACTAAGGGTTACAAACTAGTCTTGGAAGTCTCAGAGGACGTCGAGGTTATGAGAGGAAAAGTCCCGTTGAGGGTGAGCGTCGAACTAAGCCCGGAGCTCGCCGTACGCTAATTTTTAAACGCGTCTCGTTTTTACTAGCCTGCAATGAAGATATACTACGAGACCTACGGCTGCGCAGTGATGCTCGGCGAAGCCGAGAGGGTGCTAGAGGAGCTGAAGAGCAAAGGATACGAAGTTGTAGGGAGGCCCGAGGAGGCGGACGCGTCCATAATATTTACTTGCACAGTGAGGTCAGAAACCGAACAGAGGATGGCATGGCGCATAAAGGAGCTTTGCAAGGCTAGCAAGAAGTTGATCGTGACTGGCTGCCTCGCCAGCGCCCAACCGGGACTAGTGAAGATGGTCTGTCCCAGGGCGTCCATCGTCTCTAACTCTTCGTTACACGAAATTGAGCTTGCCTTAAAGGGGGAGAAGAAGTACCTACTCAAGGGGCAGAGGCCCAGGGACTGGCTCAAGGGCGTAACGCCCGGCGGCTTTAGGGTAGTAATCCCCATCGCCGACGGCTGCTTGGGCAATTGTACTTTCTGTATAACCAAAGTGGCCAGGCCGCGGCTTGTAAGCCAAAGGCCAGACTCCATAATCGAATACGCGCTCAAGGGCGTCAAGAGGGGCGCCAAGGAGATCTGGTTGACGGCGCCGGACGTAGCGGCCTACGGCAAGGAGATCGGTTTAGAATTGCCAGATCTGTTAGAGAAATTGTTGAAAGTCTTGCCGGAAAATGTATACGTCAGGGTAGGCATGATGAGTCCAGACACCTTTCGCGAGGTAATGGATAGAACTATAGACGTCATGAGGGATCCAAGAGTCTTCAAGTTCTTTCACTTACCGCTCCAGAGCGCCAGCGACAAGGTGTTGAGGTTAATGGGAAGGAGGTATACGTACTCGGAGTTTGTAGAGATAGTCAACAAGGTGAGAAAGGCCTTCAACGACCCCACTATAGCCACTGACGTCATGGTCGGCTTCCCCGGCGAGGAAGAGGACGATTTCGAGTTGACGCTTAAGGCGTTGAGGGAGTTGGCCTTCGAGAGGGTTCACCTAGCCGCCTATACTCCGAGGCCCCTAACCTTGGGGGCCCGGATGCCCCAAGTAAGGGAGGACGTTAAGTCCAGGCGCGTTAAGAGGGCCATGAACGTGATAGAGGCCGTAGGCGTTGAGGTTCACAAGAGGTACGTCGGCGGGAAGTTTAAGGCATTTGTGGACGAGTACGACCAGAAGCACGGGACCTTTGTGGCGAGGCTCTGGAACTACACGCCGGTGGTCCTAAGGGAGGAGAGCTCCTTAGGGGAAGAGATAGTAGTTAAAATTGAAGGCGCCACGTTCTACGACCTAAGGGGTACCGTTTGGTCAGTAAGCTAGCGGCTTGGGCGATAGCGCATTTCATAGTGGTAGCATTCATAATAGTTCACGTTACGTGTCGGACGAACGCGTACGTACTCAGAACACACTTGTTAGAGTTAGCCCCGCTCGCGCTCCTATCTCTCCTCATTCCGAGACGATATAAGGACTACTATTTCGTATTCCTGCTCTACTACTTCTTAACGACCTCATTAACATTCAATAATTGGATCGTCGCTCTGCCGAACTACATGGCGAGAGAAAACGTAGTGTGGGGCCTTACTGCGCTCGCGTTTGCGTTCATATCTCTCGTTTTCGGTAGGAGCTTAAGAAAGGCGCTTATGTTGGGCTCCTTCCTCTCGGGCGTAGCTTACTACTTTATCAAGGACGGTTTGTTATTAGTATTACACTTATCGTTCGCGCTTTCTTTTATCATAGCGCTCTTTGCTGACCTCCACTTTATTGTCTGGTCGGTTAATTATATCACCTACGCGCTCAGACGCCTCCAGGGAACTGTATGATAGAACTCCTCTTCGCGTTGGCGTGTAGCAACGTCAGCGTCGGCGCAAGTCTCCCTTCTCCCTTCGTACAAGCGGTTCTGAAGGACTACTCCAACTATACTTTAGTGATATACGGCATTGATGAAGGCATTCCTTGTATTAAGTTGAGGACGTTCCTCAGCGACCTCTCAGAGCTATACGGCTTCAAAGTTGTTTGGGTTTCCGTGAGCAAAGGAGTGCCGAAAAACGCGACGGCAGTAAGTGTAGCCGAGGACTTCGGCTTACCTTACGTCCCGATAACGGGGGTTTACTGCGGGAGAAAGTTGGTTGCGGTCGTAGTGGGGGACGTAGAGAACTCGACGTTCTGGTTGGAGGAGGTCATGAAGTGTACGAACGTGACTAGGGTTTACGAAGGTCAGAAGCTCTTGGGCACGTGGAGGCCCTCCGCCCGCGCGCTTAACGGCCCCGTCCTCATCTTGGCTTTGGTGGACTCCCTAAACCCCGTGGGACTCATGGTCTTCACGTTCTATATCCTGGCTTGCAAGAACGTGAAGAAGAGGTGTTCTTGGGACGCCTTGGCGTTCGTCGTTGCCTATACGTTTACACACGTCGCGCTCGGCGTCGCGCTCTCCCTCGTGCCGGCCTCGCCGTATTACCCCGTCATAGGGGCGATCGTGAGCTTAATGGTAATAGTATCTTCAATTAAACCGAACAAGAAGATAAGGTCGTTGACCGCTTGGGCGTCGTCAACGCTCAACTCTCTAGTCCTCAAGAGGGCTTCGCCGGCAGTCTTAGGCCTTCTGGCCGGGAGCGTGGGGACCTCGCCTTGCGTGCTGGGAGCCTTCTTGAGCGCGGCCTCTCTAATAGGCAACAACTTGATTATGTGGGGTGCATACGCGATGATATATGCCGCCGCGCCGACGGTGATATTCATCATAGTTAACCGGGGTAAAGTTGTAGATCCCAGGAAAGTGGTACTCCCGTTGGCCACAATATCGTTGCTAATATCGGTCTACCTCGCAGCGGTCAACTTGGGTTTCGTTAGCTTTACCTTAACGCTACGCTAAGACCTCGGGGACCTCTTCCTTTAGCAGCTCCTTCACCGCCCTAGCGACGCCCCTTATTTCCCACTGGGCCTTAGGGTGGTCCCTCAGCTCTATTATGTGGAGCCACTCCCTCAAGTTAGCGGTAACCAACATTGACGTCCTTATAGCTTGAGGGAGCAAGAAGCGACAGTCCTCCATGGGAGCGGAGGAGCGACACAAGGCGTAGGAGTAGAGGGAGTGCATCATTGAGAGTACGGCAGTCGCCCTCTCTACGCTCTCCGGTATAACGAACAGCTCTCCTACTATCTCCTCTAACTTTTTAGACAATTCTTTACAGCCTATACCTCTTTCTTCTAAATCCTTTATAATTAACCTCTCTTCAAACTCACTTAAGTCTTGCGAACTCGCGTTTAATACCTTAATTATTTCGTCCCACCCCAACTCTTTTCCGAAAGCTTTTTTGAAGGCTTTCAATATCCTGACTTCCGAGTAGCGCTGGCTCTCTTGGGTCACGCTCAGCAGCCGGTGGCGCACTAGCTGGTGAGAGCAAACCCTGGAACACCCCTCAATGAAAAACGTGAAGACCGA containing:
- a CDS encoding tRNA (N(6)-L-threonylcarbamoyladenosine(37)-C(2))-methylthiotransferase, producing MKIYYETYGCAVMLGEAERVLEELKSKGYEVVGRPEEADASIIFTCTVRSETEQRMAWRIKELCKASKKLIVTGCLASAQPGLVKMVCPRASIVSNSSLHEIELALKGEKKYLLKGQRPRDWLKGVTPGGFRVVIPIADGCLGNCTFCITKVARPRLVSQRPDSIIEYALKGVKRGAKEIWLTAPDVAAYGKEIGLELPDLLEKLLKVLPENVYVRVGMMSPDTFREVMDRTIDVMRDPRVFKFFHLPLQSASDKVLRLMGRRYTYSEFVEIVNKVRKAFNDPTIATDVMVGFPGEEEDDFELTLKALRELAFERVHLAAYTPRPLTLGARMPQVREDVKSRRVKRAMNVIEAVGVEVHKRYVGGKFKAFVDEYDQKHGTFVARLWNYTPVVLREESSLGEEIVVKIEGATFYDLRGTVWSVS
- the thyX gene encoding FAD-dependent thymidylate synthase; translated protein: MANRVRCKASHSDERTVVCLVAKNFDDPRRLPLLAVKVSTGKAQEKGIEYYLKSEWKEGWSNWLKEAKDSFPSVLEHSVFTFFIEGCSRVCSHQLVRHRLLSVTQESQRYSEVRILKAFKKAFGKELGWDEIIKVLNASSQDLSEFEERLIIKDLEERGIGCKELSKKLEEIVGELFVIPESVERATAVLSMMHSLYSYALCRSSAPMEDCRFLLPQAIRTSMLVTANLREWLHIIELRDHPKAQWEIRGVARAVKELLKEEVPEVLA